The Helianthus annuus cultivar XRQ/B chromosome 15, HanXRQr2.0-SUNRISE, whole genome shotgun sequence genomic sequence ATTCTCTTTTCTTTGAtcattgtttattattattttttttttataaataattagtGAGTTGAACGTTATTGTTTCTTTATTTCCCACAGGCTGCCATTGAGAAGTTACATATACCTGATGAATTAGATGACAACTTATAGAGCTCGTATGCAACTCGACTCAAGACCCGTCTGTATAATACTTTCCATCAATGGTATTGATACAACGTATCTCAATTCCGTTATGGACCGAAGCTCATTAGATTGAGGTACATGCAGTGTTGAAGATTGATGATACCGTCTAGGTGAACATTAGTTATCCCCTTTACATTGTATTCTTTCCTAGGATCGACTTTTTCATCATTTTTACTTCATCTTGTTGTTGAGATGTGTTGAATTCATCGGGTAGTGTATTTTTTTGTCGCCTTAATAAGAGTTGATTGTTGACAACTCTTTTGTACGAGATAAATATAATATGTGATTAAAGGAGAGTTTTCAACATTACACATGGTACACCTGGTAACATCTTAGATTCATTCATCAGTCATCTTtgagtcatcatcaagtcttgaCTTTGTCACACAATTCATAAATAGTCCACAACTACTTGGCCGGTGATATGTACCAATCGGATATAGATAACTCGTTGAGTGGGTCAAGCTCAAAAGAAATTAGTAGGGAAAACAAGACTTTGAGATAACTCTCTAATTTTTCATTCATAACTTGACTCAAAAAAGCAGTGCCATTTTATAGGCTTACAAGATGAAATAAAAAAAGAGATGCCACAAACACACTAACCCATTACTAATAATACGGAATCAGAAAACATGTAACTAAGACTATTCGGTGTGGAGGGGCTTGAAAATGGGGCGTGATCCGACATGTGGTAGCCATGTCAGCGCACGTTACAAAAGTGGTGTAGTGCAAAAAAGGGAGGGGGTGGGAAGTGGCGTGATAGAGTGGCGTTATTCGACACGTGTCACacattttatattattattattatttaataattatataaaatctATTAACTTTAAATAAAAACATTAATATTAATTGCATAAACaacataaatttaaaaatttacattaaattaaaaaataaaaaattaaataaacttAAAATTCAATTACATAAACTTTAATCACCGTGTTCGTCAAGGTTGTTTAGCGGAACGCTCCAAATGTGTTCAACCAAATCCGCTTGTTATTACCCTTACAATCAGTTAAGTACAACTATGATAACAACCATTATGTACAACTATCATAACAACCCTTACAATCAGTTAAGTACAACTATCATAACAACCAACTCCTACAACTATCATAACAACCATTAAGTACAACTATCATAACAACCCTTACAATCAGTTAAATACAACTATCATAACAACCAACTCGTACAACTATCATAACAACCATTAAGTACAACTATCATAACAACCCTTACAATCAGTTAAGTACAACTATCATAACAACCAACTCGTATACATTAAGCGCTTAACTAAACTACAATTACAATTAACCCCCAAAACATTATTTTAGTTCTATTTATTACAAAAGAGGTCCTTATACTATTTTTACTGTAACAATACTACCCTGTTTAAAAAAAGATTTTGTCTTCAAGATTTAATATGAGGAAATCTCATTTGCAAATGCTCTAAATCTTCCCATGTAGCCTCTGTAACTTGAAGTCCTACCCGATTATTCTTTTTGACCCATTTCTTATCCAATATTGTACGAGGTTGAACAACCACACGTGCATCCTGTGGCAAAGGAGTTATAGCAGCAGCTGCACCAGCCACCAGGTGCAGCTTTAAGTAaagacacgtgaaaggttggatggaTTTAATCAAGTCTATAAGCCACCATTCCCACTTTTTCCACAATCAAATATGGTCCATAGTATTTAGGTCCCAACTTTTATTAGAATGCTTCTTCGAGGAAGTTTGCACATAAGGCTGCAACGTGACACATACCCAATCCCCTACATTAAATTGTCTTTCAgatctctttttatcaaccaaCTGTTTCATTCTATTTTTATTAAAGCCACTATCTTTTCTTCTCTTATCTTAAACCATTCTTCCACAAATTCAATCTTAGTATCATGCAAAGGTGGTGGTATTCCATCAAAATAAGCAATAACTGCTTTTCATACACAGACatttcatgatgtatagtagataTACCTTTGCTTTCATACACAGACatttcatgatgtatagtagataTACCTTTGCTGATGAATGCCAGTGGatgactgatgtgtgtaaaatgcaacatataaattatatcaaatgagacataaaactaacctttttttagtactaatgttggaaaaagtgtgcttttgtcttccttttgtattttcaggaccaaatgagcttaaatgaagaaaaggaacaaatatgcagcaaaaactaacataaatacaaagaaaaggaataaacgtggcatgtcCGACCACTCGataacatcttcccaagcaaaaacaagaaacagaggGCAGACCACGgcccatgcccagcggacacaggggcgtagtcaggtgtctgcagaaaatgacaaagttgtagaagcttctattcccagcacaggggcgtgcccagctcagcacggggcgtgctcaacgctaagattcgcagaatcttgcaaatcttgatagtacagatacgcttctgcatacggggtcgtgcccagctaacacgggggcgtgtggagcctaatgcagACAATCGCAATTAATGATGAAAGAGAAAGATGATggccacggggctgtgcccagcggacacggggccgtggccgggcttctgttcaggctataaatatgggtgcttggttcactttaaaggcatcccttggcaaaccacatctctcccactttgccaccactacaacacccacatccaccaccatcatccacctcagagtgtgtgtagtagtctcgggatccaagattgatagtaagagttcttgtcaatcaagggccatgtttggctaagtctcttacatcacttggtgaagataagcatttaatgtaatacttttgatttttaatcttttcgcaatttttatttggttttgtattagtgactttaataactagtttcttatgttgaaggtgaaacttctttatcatttgtctgtggtgtcttggcattactttattgtctatataaagtaaaagattttcaccattcatatctctacggtctatatagagatatgttggctacctggtcgggggttaagggaatggtttagtaagatTCTtgtcttgttcagtgtatagatcctgcaaggacctgggtcaagcttactaggacctccttcaatacccactggtattggatggcgggggtgcgaatggcttgatcccctcatatgtaaactactattaatacattaacccggctacttgggattgtatccatgctgactcaaaccgcttagccgagggtaacgtcgctttcaaaagaggggcctaccactttacgcattaataacttaattaattatctcccaatattccaaccctttgggattgtatccttgctgactcaaaccaccgggttgagggtaacgtcaacttcaaaagaggggcctactactataactaagataatctcttaaaaagtgtaaaagtgcggaaatcatcaaaggttacattaaaggcgagtcggatccaagtgattcatcttgtctatctgtttttattttatttttattttcagcattttagttttcatttttcatgtttaaaaccttttctaaaaattttgatttaattagacgttgaggataaaccagtactaaaagctcttgtgtccttggacgacttcggtatcttaccaacgctatactacgctcacgatgggtgcacttgcccatatgtgtgtttagtgttagtaaaatatcgtgttttataaatttaaaacttagactaatgtgtaaaatgggcttaaaatattaataaaaatatattacactcgACACGCATCAATGACCATCTTACATCAAAACAACACCCAAACCTTTAGAAGATGCATCAGTTTCtaccaaaaaaaaaacccttagaAAAATCAGGTAAAGCTAGAACAGGATTTTCAAGAACCAACTGCGACCTCCGGAGAAACTCTATGATTTGATAATCGAGACTGTTCGGTATAAGCTTATGGAAGTCAAGTTGAAGCGGAATGAAAGATTTCGAAGACTCTTAGGAGAATGGGGGATACCTGATGCGGATACTAATGGTGTTGGCGATTGAGTAGGCGATTGGTTCGATTTTCAGTTTCTAGATTGTAGTCTAGTTGTGTTTTTCTATTGTCTTTTACTTTTGTTGGTTGGCTTTAGttactttcatggggcatgtcCCATGTTTGAACTAGTGTAGATTCTCTACACTACTTGTTTtgttttggttgtgaatatatagaatcaccggggtatcccctttaccaaaaaaaaaaaaaaaaagagagctATTTTACATTGGTCAAAGGCCAGTTGAGCTTCATCATTCCATTTAAAAAGCATATTTCTTCAACAAATCACTAAGAGGTCTAGCAATACTTCTTATGGAAAACCTAGAATTCGAATTGTGATGTACACGTGCGTTATTTTACATAATAACATGATTTCGGAGAATGAGAGACGCAACGCATTCAAGCGATTTGGTTGAACACATTTGGAGGGTTCCGCGAAACAACCTTGACGAACACGGTGATTAAAGTTTATGTAATTGAATTTTaagtttatttaattttttattttttaattttatgtaaatttttaaatttatgttGTTTATGCAATTAATATTAATGTTTTTATTTAAAGTTAAtagattttatttaattattaaataaaaaataataataatataaaatgtGTGACACATGTCGAATAACGCCACTCTTAGGGCCGCAAAGgaaccgaacgaacacaaacaagaccttgttcgtgttcatttgttaagaaatatatgtgttcgcgaaccgttcacgaacagttatcgaacaagattttatgttcgtgttctcgtttgttaaggaaatgaacttgttcgtgttcgtttgtgtttgttaattttaggtaacgaacaaaaacgaacgttgacgaacacaaactaatgttcatgaacacaaaagGAAATGAACGAGCACAAAAAAATCATtgatgaacagaatatataataaaCTGACACTTactagatatttaatttgtcagaattttgaagtatttaaataaatataaaaactaaaaacactaatgaactatcgaacacaaactgACATGTtactgaacgttcacgaacataaacgaacgaacacgacctttgttcatttaactaaacgaacgaaatttcttgttcatgttcgtttgtttaataaacgaacgaacacaaacgaacttcccgccgaacggttcacgaactgttggccgaacgtttggttcgtttgcatgCCTAGCCACTCTATCACGCCACTTCCCATCCCCTCCCTTTTTTGTACCACGCCACTTTTGTAACGCGCGCTGACATGGCTGCCACATCTCAGATCACGCCCCATTTTCAAGCCCCTCCAGACCGAATAGTCTTAGTTACATGTTTTCTGATTCCGTATTATTAGTAATGGATTAGTGTGTTTGTGGCATCTCTTTTTTATTTCATCTTGTAAGCCTATAAAATGACACTGCTTTTTTGAGTCAAGTTATGAATGAAAAAATAGAGAGTTATCTCAAAGTCTTGTTCTCCCTACTAATTTCTTTTGAGCTTGACCCACTCAACGGGTTATCAATATCCAATTGGTACATATCACCGGCCAAGTAGTTGTGGACTATTTATGAATTGTGTGACAAAGTCAAGACTTGATGATACTCTCAAAGATGAGTGATGAATGAATCTAAGATGTTACTAGGTGAATCATGTGTATTGTTTATGCAGTTAACTCGGCCGATATATCGGTGCTATATCACCGGTATATCGGTTATCGGACCTAGCCCAGAATATCGGTTTCGTATctcggtcaaatatcggtcaacGATAATATCGGCGGTCAACACCGATATATCGCTGATATTTTGTGAAAACCATATCGGTTGTCTCGCCGATATCTCGTCTGGGCCCAATTCCGACCGTATAGCGACCTCCGGCGGCTGAAAACAGAAGAAGAAACATACCTGTTGGCACTTATCGACCACATATCGACCGTATAGCGACCTCCGGCGGCCAATTCCGACGCCTCTGCCGGAATTTCTGCTGGAAACCGGTGGCGGCTGAGAAAAGGAGAAGTagcggctgctgctgctgatgatGCGTGTGTTATTTTAGGGTTAATAAGTTTTAAGTATTTCAATatttaacccctctatctttcTATAGTTTATAATTAGTCCTTTAAACTTgtattttttttacataaaagCATATTGTTAGTttgtttatataaatatttaaccCCTCTATCTTCACTAGTTTACATTTAATCCTTAAACTTACAAATCTATGCATAAAAAATATAAActtaacattatatatataaatttatataggttctatgtgtgtatatatatatttatgcacTATATTAGAAgttaccgatatctcaccgatatATCACCGCGATAaacgatatctcaaatatcggtccttgaccgataaccgatattttTCCGCATTAACTGCTTAGGTTGAAACCTCTCCTTTAATCACATATTATATTTATCTCGTACAAAAGAGTTGTCAACAATCAACTCTTATTAAGGCGACAAAAAAATACACTACCCGATGAATTCAACACATCTCAACAACAAGATGAAGTAAAAATGATGAAAAAGTCGATCCTAGGAAAGAATACAATGTAAAGGGGATAACTAATGTTCACCTAGACGGTATCATCAATCTTCAACACTGCATGTACCTCAATCTAATGAGCTTCGGTCCATAACGGAATTGAGATACGTTGTATCAATACCATTGATGGAAAGTATTATACAGACGGGTCTTGAGTCGAGTTGCATACGAGCTCTATAAGTTGTCATCTAATTCATCAGGTATATGTAACTTCTCAATGGCAGCCTGTGGGAAATAAAGAAACAATAACGTTCAACTCactaattatttataaaaaaaaaataataataaacaatgaTCAAAGAAAAGAGAATATAACCTTGATAGTAGCCACATCAGTTGCAGAAGGCTTCAAATCCAAAGCTAGACCAAAATGAAGCATGGCCATGTCATACATAGAGCGATATTTATATATCTTTCCCATTAACGCATATACACTGCTTTCATGAGGCGCGTACTCTTTAAGTTCTTCTAAAACAGTTAAAGCATCGTCAAACTCCTCCATCATTACAAGAATAGTTGCTTTTTGATACATGGGTAGAGGGTTCTTCGTATCTGCTATTATAGCCTTTTCCATCATCGATAAAGCTTCGTCATTTCTCTGACAATGTTTATAAGAAAAAACCCACAAagattttagtttttatttttatcaatTTCCATGTGAATGTACATAGAATCAAACCTTTAACGCATGTAAAGAAGTCCCGAGATAAGTCATTATAACAGAAGAACGAGGGTTTATATTCAAAGCCCTATGAAAATGATGCTTTGAGAATTCGTATTTCTCCTGGCGAAGATATATCATTGCAAGACCATGCCATGCGTTATAATGTCTGGGATCTAtttgaagggcattttggtaactTCCAATTCCATTCTCAAAATCCTCCAAAGCCACATATCTGTAAATAAAGATAAAAACCATATGCAGAACATCAAAGGATATATTATGAAgggtaaaatgccattttcgtccctgaggtttggccagttttgcgactttcatccaaaggtttgttttttcccatttggattcaaaaggtttgaaatattGCTATTTttatctggctcgttaactccatccatttttctccgttaagtcaagggtatttgTGTCTTTTttctaacttaaagggcaatatATTATTTTTCACTCTATGTAAAATGACcaaatacccctgaaaaagaccgaattgccctttaagttaacaaaaaagacggaaatatcCCTGACTTAACGCATAAATATGgataacgagccggatgaaaatggcaggatttcaaaccttttggatccagatgcgaaaaacaaacctttggacgaaagttgtaaaactggccaaacctcagtgacgaaaatggcattttactctgtTATGAATTTATGATCCTAAATTAGAGTATGATATATTATAAGGAAATCATACTCGTGACCACATAGGGTGTGAGCATAGACGAATCTAGAATTTAGATGCACTGCTCGTTGAAAGTTTTTTAGAGCGGTTTCATGGTCTTTCTGCATGCTATAACAATTTCCCATTGCACACCTGACATGTTTGTATTAAAAAAGTAAATTGTAGACACTAAAAAAGAAACAAATACTTGGAGAGAATTATTCATACTTTTAGAGGTtataaaaaagttaaaagaacTTACCATGACTGAGGGGCTAAGCGATCGGTTGATATTAGCTCCTGTGCTAAATAACTCAACCTCATATCCTCCTTCAGGTGCTACAATAAATAGAACCATATACGATCAAAATTTACTGTTTAAACACAATTATTTTATATACGTTTGTTATGTTGGTGGTAAACTttttgagtaaagtacacggatggtccctgtggttaaccaaaattttcGATTTAGTCCTTGGCTTTTTTAAAGTCTTGTCACTAAacgttggggactaaatgcgttacaaaatacaaaccacaggaaccatccgtgtacttttggcaaaagttggggaccaaatacgttacaaagtgcaaaccatagggaccattcCGTGTACTTTCGAAAAActagggactaaatccaaaattttggttaaccacaaggaccatccgtgtactttacccAAACTTTTAATTGTGGAGTATTAATATGCTAAAATACAAAATTAGGTTAAAACAAGTCATGTTTGTGTCAACCCGCGAAAACTAGTATCGTGTGTGGGTTCATGTGTCTGACACGATTTCTCGGTTCATGCCATGTTCGGGTTCGACCCGCCAAACCACGAACACGGCCCATTTATCACCCCTGATTAGTCAAGTACAAAAAAGCTTACATATAGAACAGTAGAATATATATCCATTCCTTCTAAGCTATAAGGAGAAGCCAAACGAGCACTGCTAAAGGCACGCTCAGCTTCTAGATAATCAACCAGTTCGAAACGCGCTTTTCCAACCTGCACGCAAAATTACCGGTGCCACATCAGACATCCTTCACGTCTTCACGAATCAATAAGTTGAAAATACGATATAAACATTAACGTACCTGAGAGAGCACCCAGCCAGTGTTATAATGCTTAGGAGGAAGTTGTAGAAATACATCAAGTGCATCCTGTTTTAAAAAATCTAacattaaaaaattaaataaaattagaAATCAGCAAAGCATACATCACTGTAATAATATTTTACCTGACACCTGTACAGACAAGAAAGTCTGTAACCTTCACCGATGATTTTCAAAAGCGACAATACATCAAAAGCACCACTAGCAACTTTCGATACACTCATGGAAGCCTGGCCCATTGAACCATCATGTTCACAAGACCTGGTGCCAGGTGGCGAGGATGAACCAGAAGTGGTTGTAGTAGTATTTGAACGAGTGTCATCAAGCTCAGACCGAACCCCTAAAAGAGCAAGATTGTGGTTTAGAACTTTAGATAAGTA encodes the following:
- the LOC110911825 gene encoding cell division cycle protein 27 homolog B, which encodes MEDVLIDCVQNSLRHLLCHNAIFMCERLCSEFPSETNLQLLAACYLQSNQAYSAYHILKGTQMPQSRYLFAISCFQMDLLNEAEIALCPSNEPSAEVPNGAAGHYLLGLIYRYTDRLKKAAHQFNQALSIDPLLWSAYEELCKLGAAGEATSVFGDAAAECIQKQYLSHEVGPQLQASGDDHSVASGRQVAEHVSPRQLRHLHSNNIKDNSLNHNGAVCRPVASQPNNGVHANTPFYTTPSPMATQLSSVSHSPPPIGRNMLPNGPTSSSVYADTSPKSTVKSTIQAPPRRKFVDEGKLKKISGRLFSDSGPRRSTRLAGEGGPTANISGITVAGNGNGTNHLSKYPTAISKLGSAAFRSVTVRKVSQSWSTESFNEGVRSELDDTRSNTTTTTSGSSSPPGTRSCEHDGSMGQASMSVSKVASGAFDVLSLLKIIGEGYRLSCLYRCQDALDVFLQLPPKHYNTGWVLSQVGKARFELVDYLEAERAFSSARLASPYSLEGMDIYSTVLYHLKEDMRLSYLAQELISTDRLAPQSWCAMGNCYSMQKDHETALKNFQRAVHLNSRFVYAHTLCGHEYVALEDFENGIGSYQNALQIDPRHYNAWHGLAMIYLRQEKYEFSKHHFHRALNINPRSSVIMTYLGTSLHALKRNDEALSMMEKAIIADTKNPLPMYQKATILVMMEEFDDALTVLEELKEYAPHESSVYALMGKIYKYRSMYDMAMLHFGLALDLKPSATDVATIKAAIEKLHIPDELDDNL